Proteins found in one Colletes latitarsis isolate SP2378_abdomen chromosome 8, iyColLati1, whole genome shotgun sequence genomic segment:
- the Cno gene encoding adherens junction formation factor afadin isoform X1 yields MTVSEEMATELASKKAEREALRGVIQQWNANRLDLFELSEPNEDLEFHGVMRFYFQDSGQKVATKCIRVASDATSQAVIETLIEKFRPDMRMLSVPEYALYEIHENGEERKLRLDEKPLLVQLNWHIDDREGRFLLRRIDDKTNAQGVGFSCSDGSSFRRKLSKREKKQMKKQEKLSRLKSLEQDENAVPVDQNGVAEKLYTELPETSFTRSISNPEAVMRRRRQQKLERKLQQFRSKDGGPDTGGTLKIYGEALCKDVPYKTLLLSVRDSAVQVVREMLSKYGLEKVDPQQYCLVQVNSEHVSGGTQQEYILDDDECPLAILMNHPSARGSIMFHVRRRPADYVPRKRKKKPSGKWNEFDHRYEDERLPFLLELNPDGSDVPNGAGIRHRLQPNVTEVGSERPIGPQAVQAQTLTLTGPMVMPRHCVIAFTENIVTLTPCSRDAHTYVNNQRIHQTTILQNGAIVKFGRLHTFRFIDPAPEERIRQRHDSGRQIEYGYDRRSPDLTNQETNAERYGSASGTPNGGQVQVQGQGQPGQDQPSHPSSPSKSAASGSAAVCLARSPNHAPESTHNYETTFDLDGNVETASLTSSRDGNRTLQNDRQPRGTDPILPAVLEFLEETEETFFHAVITDVEPSAPQFKLAPTYTLYLAARYRASTHYRPELQPTERAHRLTVMLANVAGMIQRVIQERYMDASSLALWLANGSELLHMLKNDRHVGAFSTRAQDILTEAVHAAFASLVRCISLELAPAMSQFMADADEPAKEAGVLQIFSSTMALLRRCRVNAALTIQLFSHLFHTINATAFNALVSNTNLCVRWFGRRLKARLNALETWAERQGLELASQCHLATIMQATHLLQAPKYNAEELATLSSTCFKLNSLQVRALLQKYQPAADEPRLPAELIENVVKVAESVADTLARADGREIRLEEEPTLALALLLPEDGYSCEVIRGVPPGLAEFLAPLQRDGLCRMAPQPTSSGYWTIYMIDHHNNFRSPSAMSNRSGGYSCHTGPSSAQPEIHVIKLHKSTNGMGLSIVAAKGAGQDRLGIYIKSVVAGGAADADGRLTAGDQLLKVDGQSLVGITQEKAAEYLVRTGPVVTLEVAKQGAIYHGLATLLSQPSPVMTRAHKVRPKSEHLEASKVQEANEQPSTSHSMGNLLTVPRHAIDSVRSIDPVPSGATITLISEGQSYNYDSLNPTCRLNRTNDSWRVLPEDSRRCLRDENAWGFIDHGSIVGRNEAILVQRVCPSREEEASLRTALCSSLGTLPASTRGHSYVPLNNPRCWTDRLPPSDTNVQQTCPQIQVANNDHTSTVTTSDIVRDANESSTVESKLDSFSLDSIPYIDQTDDTWLDESNDSINDHRIGTATTISRSCSIESLRRLDVEVDRVREPTMTTKQQPFEQETSRRKTRDTVLADTDLTLEKLEIETPTSTSSSLDGRESMECETREKNQAFNVSRVYTTIPELNLDLSGLDSDTSSDVSSFEKCWKSPEEVRLGCGRVAALARHFSKLGNAESIVLRSNTVRLGNDSRRFASEPNFVSPEVYETRPGHRFSVVGKEYLSELDLRMSTEEYARHGSAIEDMMTKRNEKSTSSKEKLSLSEQRQIIEQLEEMSNLDDAFVHPCSSCENIAASSDDVLYENLDHVPQWTMNVNEHSDVQDDYTEEKLFDARFPRQFSSSYPCLKKIDLLRDRENKIERRSQSSFADGEFSNANVNNPRQASDAKFYWVIHELKNSSSQDLRSCTQQNEDRISSETRPKSNNDQEECTIIPGDNSANDSTKYRQKSIDRTIYPRSNRTCLEVGSLLRPRRMSERDLPSRLGRDATAPQQQIHTSKSVPALHNVGTDGKQQHEVFNPGYSRASSSNSVTPPVTQPPSMTAINGTTSLRSRSSHNLHDPIRIGTLPPSGLVSRQQSSPNLNPGQTTASSNSSTTAIGTGSANILQSNEAERFYQNLSVYRNQDATAKQRYSPSQHSDERNPLQLQKSSRGSQNSLNRPGTFETSQPRDRPISAYVSQAQQQSYFGGQSQQQGNAAPPRSQSSRDIIRQEAKLQEMQEEVRRRELRGGVPIPPNQCRPTTYNIKSNMTQQSTNTVVRPTKSISSQPNFGSNTPVAVSSPTISTAGHAARQTTAANYGYMDSHYGPYVVQYGKSPPTHQHQHQHQYPHQHQHQHQLQPQPQLQSQHQHQHQHQNMQQQNLGHIQYNTQPSRGKNDSTRLQPNGMSLDYGRDQSGQEISRPYADQTRHFAAGSQYYLNGGSDVRSDQYISENGTNRTQTLPEGTASIQPNEIAPIRPVLPEDGFRESPPPPPPNTTHPLYNKQSDSRYTASMQDPPRGGYYPANGTAGTTLQPRQYQYSATNPWQREEREKEQALRREAARQWRDQQIAELSALPHRTSQQEEQLRALQLERDFQKRAEEVANQQDDEEESNDLDAESMQRVQGLLRPTTTQERGNLPEQHNPNLSRVNVASQSARGSHGVQSLGASMHSTSVTAHGVGTQQCSQSISNISLSQQENSGSHLSQNLQHEHTNQVQNTVGQIPMSSLIQLATSQKSCSLGIPQSIEDKEIQRRQDEIKRKQIEFDETLKRKEEEAKQQQIQHIYQQQQQQYLQQSQSHLKNQQVLHPSMLRLENLVINGPNAISTQNGNSDAPLPPERGSSYAVMSQQGALRTNSVNASNMMPLAHPQQSTSIKRVSFHDSNANPAEAMQRNVSTGNLSTPPSTTMDIIAEDPNNFINDAENLLASPKTPEGSGIPSTGSTPGVIGAQEVYKDPRQRRLAEKQKLQQNSQIGPVPEKLSFKEKMKMFAMETGEDGTPRDKVKISRAQREIDNIGNPTALNSNNNSTNNNNNIGSNTSIANNNSNNRN; encoded by the exons ATGACAGTCTCGGAAGA aatggcCACGGAGTTGGCAAGTAAGAAGGCCGAACGCGAGGCACTGCGTGGCGTGATTCAACAATGGAATGCCAACCGCTTGGATCTGTTCGAGCTTTCGGAACCGAACGAA GACTTGGAGTTTCACGGAGTAATGAGATTTTACTTTCAAGACAGCGGTCAGAAAGTCGCGACCAAGTGCATCAGAGTAGCATCGGATGCGACAAGTCAAGCGGTGATCGaaactcttattgaaaaattcCGTCCAGATATGCGAATGCTTTCGGTTCCAGAATATGCCCTCTATGAAATTCACGAGAACGGTG AAGAACGTAAGCTCAGGCTAGATGAAAAACCGTTGCTAGTGCAATTGAACTGGCACATCGACGATCGCGAGGGACGTTTCCTTTTACGAAGAATCGACGACAAAACCAATGCTCAAGGCGTTGGTTTTTCTTGTTCAGACGGATCTAGCTTTCGCAGAAAGCTGAGTAAACGCGAGAAGAAACAAATGAAAAAGCAAGAGAAGCTCAGTCGGTTGAAGAGTCTGGAACAGGATGAAAATGCGGTACCCGTTGATCAGAATGGAGTGGCAGAGAAACTTTATACGG AGCTACCAGAAACTAGTTTTACCAGAAGCATTTCGAATCCAGAAGCTGTAATGAGAAGGCGACGGCAACAAAAGCTGGAGAGAAAGTTACAGCAATTTCGCAGTAAAGACGGCGGTCCTGATACGGGTGGAACGTTGAAGATTTACGGCGAGGCGCTTTGTAAAGACGTCCCATACAAAACGTTACTTTTAAGTGTACGGGATTCGGCAGTTCAAGTTGTACGGGAAATGCTCTCGAAGTACGGTTTGGAGAAGGTTGATCCGCAACAATATTGTCTTGTGcag GTGAACAGTGAACACGTGAGTGGAGGAACACAGCAGGAATATATATTGGACGATGATGAATGTCCTTTGGCCATTCTTATGAATCATCCTTCTGCGCGGG GTTCAATTATGTTCCATGTACGTAGAAGACCCGCGGATTACGTGCCTCGGAAGCGCAAGAAAAAACCTAGCGGAAAGTGGAACGAGTTTGACCACAG GTACGAGGACGAGAGATTACCCTTTTTACTCGAATTAAATCCTGATGGAAGTGACGTTCCAAATGGAGCCGGCATACGACACCGGTTGCAGCCTAACGTGACGGAGGTAGGCTCGGAAAGGCCCATAGGTCCACAGGCTGTACAAGCTCAAACCCTAACTTTGACTGGACCGATGGTCATGCCGAGGCATTGTGTGATTGcttttactgaaaatattgtTACACTTACGCCTTGCTCCAGAGACGCTCACACTTACGTTAACAATCAGAGGATACATCAGACAACGATACTCCAG AACGGAGCTATCGTCAAGTTCGGCAGACTACATACCTTCAGATTCATCGACCCAGCACCCGAGGAACGCATCAGACAACGACACGATTCTGGGAGGCAAATCGAATACGGCTACGACCG ACGCTCCCCAGACTTGACCAATCAAGAGACGAACGCGGAAAGATACGGGTCTGCGTCCGGAACTCCGAACGGGGGTCAGGTTCAAGTTCAAGGCCAGGGCCAGCCGGGTCAAGATCAACCGTCCCATCCGTCTAGTCCGAGCAAGTCCGCCGCGTCTGGCTCCGCCGCAGTTTGCCTCGCTCGAAGCCCGAATCACGCGCCGGAATCCACGCACAATTATGAAACTACCTTCGATCTCGATGGGAACGTTGAGACTGCCAGTCTGACCAGCAGCAGGGACGGTAACAG AACGTTGCAAAACGATCGACAACCACGCGGAACGGATCCGATTTTGCCAGCTGTGCTAGAGTTTCTTGAGGAAACGGAAGAGACCTTCTTCCATGCTGTAATCACGGATGTGGAGCCGTCAGCGCCTCAGTTTAAACTTGCGCCAACGTACACGCTTTACTTAGCGGCGAGATATCGTGCGAGTACGCATTATAGACCGGAGTTGCAACCTACGGAGAGAGCGCATAGATTGACAGTGATGTTGGCGAACGTCGCCGGTATGATACAACGAGTGATACAG GAACGGTACATGGACGCATCCTCCTTGGCTCTTTGGTTAGCAAACGGATCGGAACTGCTGCACATGCTGAAAAATGATCGACACGTCGGGGCGTTCTCGACAAGGGCGCAGGACATTTTGACGGAGGCAGTTCACGCGGCATTCGCGTCGTTGGTGCGCTGCATTTCTCTTGAActtgctccggcgatgtcgcagTTTATGGCCGACGCCGACGAGCCCGCCAAGGAAGCCGGAGTTCTGCAAATATTTTCGAGTACGATGGCTCTGCTGAGGCGGTGCAGAGTGAACGCCGCCCTCACGATTCAGTTGTTCAGTCATCTGTTTCACACGATAAACGCAACCGCGTTTAACGCGTTGGTTTCGAACACGAACTTGTGCGTAAGATGGTTCGGTCGTCGACTGAAAGCGAGATTGAACGCTCTCGAGACTTGGGCCGAGAGGCAGGGCCTCGAGCTTGCGAGTCAGTGTCACTTGGCGACGATCATGCAAGCGACCCATCTCCTCCAAGCGCCGAAATATAACGCGGAGGAGCTCGCTACATTGAGTTCTACCTGTTTTAAGCTAAATTCCCTTCAAGTCAGGGCATTGTTGCAAAAATATCAACCAGCCGCGGACGAGCCGAGACTTCCGGCAGAGTTAATCGAAAACGTAGTAAAA GTGGCGGAAAGCGTGGCCGATACGCTCGCACGTGCCGATGGGAGAGAAATTCGACTCGAGGAGGAACCCACGCTAGCGTTGGCTCTCCTTCTCCCAGAGGACGGATACAGTTGCGAAGTAATACGTGGAGTACCACCGGGTTTGGCTGAATTTTTAGCTCCCTTACAACGAGATGGTCTGTGTCGGATGGCGCCACAGCCTACGAGCAGTGGATACTGGACCATATATATGATAGATCATCACAATAAC TTTCGTAGTCCCAGTGCGATGAGTAACAGGTCTGGAGGCTATTCGTGTCACACTGGACCTAGTTCGGCTCAGCCAGAGATTCACGTAATAAAGTTACATAAATCGACTAATGGAATGGGTTTGAGCATCGTCGCAGCAAAG GGTGCTGGTCAAGATAGGCTCGGAATATACATAAAAAGTGTTGTTGCAGGCGGTGCTGCTGATGCT GACGGTAGATTGACAGCAGGCGATCAGTTACTTAAGGTGGACGGACAAAGTTTAGTCGGAATTACTCAAGAAAA GGCTGCCGAATATTTGGTGCGTACCGGACCGGTAGTAACCCTCGAAGTTGCCAAACAGGGTGCCATATACCATGGTTTGGCCACTCTACTGTCGCAGCCTTCGCCTGTTATGACCAGAG CGCACAAAGTTCGACCCAAGTCCGAGCATTTGGAAGCTTCGAAGGTGCAGGAAGCGAACGAGCAGCCGTCTACATCCCATTCGATGGGTAATTTGTTGACCGTACCAAGGCACGCGATCGATTCGGTCCGTTCAATTGATCCAGTACCATCAGGTGCGACTATCACCCTGATTTCCGAGGGTCAATCTTACAATTACGATTCCTTGAATCCCACGTGTCGTTTGAATCGAACGAACGACTCGTGGCGCGTTTTACCGGAGGATTCGCGACGGTGTTTGCGAGATGAAAATGCGTGGGGTTTCATAGATCATGGGTCGATCGTCGGGCGCAACGAAGCAATTTTGGTACAACGAGTTTGTCCGTCGCGGGAAGAAGAAGCTTCGCTTCGTACGGCTCTGTGTTCGTCTCTCGGGACTCTGCCTGCGTCTACTCGAGGCCATTCTTACGTACCGCTTAATAACCCGCGTTGTTGGACCGATCGTCTCCCCCCATCCGATACAAACGTTCAACAAACCTGTCCGCAAATCCAGGTCGCGAATAACGATCATACGTCTACCGTCACGACTTCGGACATCGTGCGCGACGCGAACGAATCCTCGACCGTGGAAAGCAAACTCGACAGCTTCTCTCTCGACTCGATACCTTACATCGATCAAACGGATGATACTTGGTTGGATGAATCGAACGATAGCATAAACGATCATCGGATTGGGACCGCGACTACCATATCAAGGTCCTGTTCCATCGAATCGCTACGTCGACTTGACGTGGAGGTGGATCGCGTGCGAGAACCAACGATGACGACCAAGCAACAGCCTTTCGAACAAGAAACGTCGAGACGGAAAACGAGAGACACTGTTCTAGcagacactgacttaacattggAGAAGTTAGAAATAGAAACGCCAACCTCGACGAGTAGTTCATTGGATGGGAGAGAATCGATGGAATGTGAAACGAGAGAGAAGAACCAAGCATTTAATGTTTCAAGGGTGTACACCACGATCCCAGAATTAAATCTTGATTTGTCTGGCCTGGACAGTGACACGTCTAGCGACGTGTCGAGCTTCGAGAAATGTTGGAAATCACCAGAAGAAGTACGCCTTGGATGTGGCCGGGTGGCAGCTCTGGCTAGACATTTTTCCAAGCTCGGAAACGCTGAGTCGATTGTGTTGAGATCAAACACAGTCAGGCTGGGAAATGATTCTAGAAGATTTGCGTCTGAGCCGAACTTTGTCTCGCCTGAAGTATACGAGACAAGACCGGGTCATCGTTTCTCCGTTGTTGGCAAGGAATATTTATCTGAATTGGATTTGCGGATGAGCACCGAAGAGTACGCGCGACATGGTAGCGCGATCGAAGATATGATGACCAAGAGaaatgaaaaatcgacaagcaGCAAAGAGAAATTGTCGTTATCGGAGCAACGACAAATAATAGAACAGCTCGAAGAAATGTCTAATCTCGACGACGCATTCGTTCATCCCTGTTCATCGTGCGAAAATATCGCCGCGTCTTCGGATGATGTTCTTTATgaaaatttggatcacgtaccacagTGGACAATGAACGTGAACGAGCACAGTGACGTTCAGGATGACTATACGGAGGAAAAGTTATTCGACGCTCGATTTCCAAGGCAATTTTCGAGTTCCTATCCATGTTTAAAGAAAATCGATTTACTGAGGGACAGAGAAAATAAGATAGAACGACGTTCGCAAAGTTCTTTCGCCGATGGTGAATTTTCGAACGCGAACGTTAATAACCCACGACAAGCGAGTGACGCAAAATTCTATTGGGTTATCCATGAATTGAAAAATAGTTCGTCTCAGGATTTGAGGTCGTGCACCCAACAAAACGAGGATCGTATCTCTAGCGAGACTCGACCAAAGAGTAACAACGACCAGGAAGAATGTACTATCATTCCTGGTGACAATTCAGCCAACGATTCGACCAAATATCGACAGAAATCGATCGATCGGACGATTTATCCAAGATCAAATCGAACCTGTCTAGAAGTTGGTTCTCTTTTAC GACCTCGTCGCATGAGTGAACGAGATTTACCGTCACGACTTGGACGTGACGCAACCGCTCCTCAGCAACAAATACATACCAGCAAGTCCGTGCCAGCGTTGCACA ACGTTGGCACCGACGGGAAACAGCAACACGAGGTATTCAATCCTGGTTACAGTAGAGCATCATCCAGCAACAGCGTTACACCACCGGTTACCCAACCACCGTCGATGACCGCAATCAACGGTACTACATCGCTGCGTTCTCG CTCGAGTCATAATTTGCATGACCCGATAAGGATCGGAACACTACCGCCAAGCGGACTTGTAAGTAGACAGCAGTCATCGCCGAATTTAAATCCCGGTCAGACGACCGCGAGTAGCAATAGTTCGACGACTGCTATCGGAACAGGCTCCGCAAATATTCTTCAAAGTAACGAAGCCGAGAGATTTTATCAGAACTTAAGTGTCTACAGAAATCAAGACGCAACGGCAAAACAGCGATATAGCCCTTCTCAACATTCGGACGAAAG AAATCCACTTCAGTTGCAGAAGAGTTCGAGAGGCTCTCAGAATTCTTTAAATCGTCCAGGTACGTTCGAAACAAGCCAACCTAGGGATCGACCGATATCCGCCTACGTATCGCAAGCTCAACAACAATCTTACTTTGGTGGCCAATCGCAACAACAAGGCAACGCAGCACCTCCAAGATCACAATCCTCACGGGACATAATACGACAAGAAGCGAAGCTTCAAGAAATGCAAGAAGAAGTCAGGAGACGCGAATTGCGAGGTGGCGTACCAATCCCGCCCAATCAGTGTCGACCTACCACGTATAACATAAAATCGAATATGACACAACAATCGACTAATACAGTCGTTCGGCCGACGAAATCGATCAGTTCTCAACCAAATTTCGGATCAAATACGCCAGTGGCGGTGTCTTCACCGACGATTTCGACAGCTGGTCATGCTGCGAGGCAAACGACCGCTGCAAATTACGGTTACATGGACTCGCATTACGGGCCGTACGTAGTCCAGTATGGTAAGTCTCCGCCTACGCATCAGCATCAACATCAACATCAGTATCCACATCAGCACCAGCACCAACATCAACTTCAGCCGCAGCCTCAACTTCAATCGCAGCATCAGCACCAGCATCAACATCAAAATATGCAACAACAAAACCTTGGACATATTCAGTACAACACCCAACCGTCGAGGGGAAAAAACGATTCGACTCGATTGCAACCAAACGGGATGTCACTTGACTACGGAAGGGATCAAAGTGGTCAAGAAATTAGTAGACCGTATGCTGACCAAACTCGGCACTTTGCTGCTGGATCGCAGTATTATTTGAATGGCGGTTCGGATGTGCGaagcgatcaatatattagtgaaAACGGTACGAACAGAACGCAAACTTTACCGGAAGGAACCGCGTCCATCCAGCCGAATGAAATTGCTCCTATACGACCTGTACTTCCTGAAGATGGATTCAGAGAAAGTCCTCCGCCTCCACCACCGAATACGACTCATCCTCTCTACAACAAGCAATCGGATTCGAGATACACCGCGAGCATGCAAGATCCTCCTCGAGGTGGATATTACCCAGCAAATGGAACGGCGGGAACTACTTTACAACCGCGACAATATCAATACAGCGCTACAAATCCTTGGCAGCGAGAAGAAAGGGAAAAGGAACAAGCGCTCAGGAGGGAAGCTGCAAGACAGTGGCGAGATCAACAAATAGCGGAATTGAGTGCATTACCTCATAGAACCTCGCAACAGGAAGAGCAGCTTCGAGCTCTCCAGTTGGAAAGAGATTTCCAAAAAAGAGCCGAGGAAGTTGCTAACCAGCAAGACGACGAAGAAGAAAGTAACGATTTGGATGCTGAAAGCATGCAGCGAGTTCAGGGTTTACTTCGTCCAACTACGACTCAAGAGCGAGGAAATCTGCCAGAACAACATAATCCTAATTTGTCCAGGGTCAACGTTGCCAGTCAATCTGCCCGGGGTAGCCACGGTGTTCAATCTCTCGGTGCATCGATGCATTCTACGAGTGTTACCGCGCACGGTGTCGGTACTCAGCAATGTTCGCAAAGTATTTCAAATATCTCTTTAAGCCAACAAGAAAACTCTGGCTCGCACTTGTCCCAAAATCTGCAACACGAACATACCAATCAAGTACAAAATACTGTCGGGCAAATACCGATGTCATCTTTGATTCAGTTGGCTACTTCTCAGAAGTCCTGTTCTCTTGGCATTCCTCAGTCTATCGAAGACAAAGAAATTCAACGTAGGCAGGATGAGATTAAAAGAAAGCAAATCGAATTCGACGAAACTCTAAAACGGAAGGAAGAAGAGGCTAAACAACAACAAATTCAACACATAtatcagcagcagcaacagcagtaTTTACAACAATCACAATCCCATCTTAAGAATCAACAAGTATTACATCCTAGTATGTTGCGGTTGGAGAATCTGGTTATCAATGGACCGAATGCAATCT CAACCCAAAATGGTAATAGTGACGCACCTTTGCCACCGGAACGGGGCTCTAGCTACGCTGTGATGTCGCAACAAGGTGCTCTCAGAACGAATAGTGTGAACGCGTCTAATATGATGCCGTTGGCCCATCCTCAACAGTCAACTTCCATTAAAAGAGTCTCATTTCACGACTCGAACGCGAATCCAGCGGAAGCTATGCAACGAAACGTTTCGACTGGAAATTTAAGCACGCCACCATCCACAACTATGGATATTATTGCGGAAGATCCAAAT AATTTCATCAACGATGCAGAAAATTTATTGGCATCTCCAAAGACACCCGAAGGATCTGGTATTCCAAGTACCGGCAGCACACCTGGCGTGATAGGTGCTCAGGAAGTTTACAA GGATCCGAGGCAAAGACGATTGGCTGAGAAGCAAAAACTGCAACAGAATTCTCAAATTGGGCCAGTACCTGAGAAACTCAGCTTTAAAGAAAAGATGAAAATGTTCGCAATGGAAACCGGCGAAGACGGGACACCTCGGGATAAAGTGAAGATTTCACGCGCCCAACGCGAAATTGATAACATAGGTAATCCTACAGCTCTAAACAGCAATAACAACAGTACCAACAACAATAATAACATTGGTAGCAATACTTCTATCGCCAACAATAATAGCAACAATAGGAATTAA